The proteins below are encoded in one region of Juglans regia cultivar Chandler unplaced genomic scaffold, Walnut 2.0 Scaffold_142, whole genome shotgun sequence:
- the LOC109010608 gene encoding receptor-like serine/threonine-protein kinase SD1-7, producing MTPKISDFGLARMFGDDQIEANTNRPVGTYGYMSPEYAMEGLYSTKSDVFSYGVLALEIISGKRNNHFYVGSPCLNLIGHAWDLWKEGKALDIVDSSLGDEASYPAFEVLRCIQIGLLCVQEQAADRPTMLEVVFMLGNEVNVPSPNKPAFINRRIIDSGQDPSSSAGAPASQNDITISELEAR from the exons ATGACaccaaaaatttcagattttggtcTTGCTAGAATGTTTGGGGATGACCAAATTGAAGCAAATACAAATAGACCTGTTGGCACATa TGGATACATGTCACCAGAGTATGCAATGGAAGGATTATATTCTACAAAATCAGATGTCTTCAGCTACGGTGTCTTGGCACTAGAGATAATCAGTGGCAAGAGAAATAACCATTTTTATGTTGGAAGCCCTTGCCTAAACTTGATTGGACAT GCATGGGACCTATGGAAAGAAGGTAAAGCCCTGGATATAGTCGATTCTTCATTGGGTGATGAGGCATCATATCCTGCTTTTGAAGTTTTGAGATGCATTCAAATTGGGCTTTTATGCGTGCAAGAACAAGCTGCGGATCGGCCAACCATGCTAGAAGTTGTGTTCATGCTGGGAAATGAAGTAAATGTTCCTTCTCCCAACAAGCCTGCATTTATCAATAGAAGAATTATAGATTCTGGTCAGGATCCCTCAAGTTCTGCTGGAG